AGTCTGATAAATATGAGTGGCTGATCCAAAAGGCGACAGAAATGGGTGCAAATGATTTGATTGCCGTTCAAATGGATCGTTCAGTCGTAAAATTAAATGACCAAAAAGCATCAAAAAAATTAGATAGATGGCAAAAAATAATCAAAGAAGCTGCAGAACAAAGCTATCGACAACTTATTCCAAACATAAAATATTACTCGAATTTAAAATATGTATATGATATGATTAGTGAATATGATTATATTCTAATGGCATACGAAGAACAGGCAAAAAAAGGTGAGTCATCACAATTTAAAAAGATGCTTACACAGCTTAAACCAAACGATAAAGTACTTCTCTTGTTTGGGCCAGAAGGTGGCTTTAGTGAAGAGGAAGTGGCATTATTTGAATCCAATGCACATATTGTTGGCTTAGGACCGCGTATTCTTCGTGCTGAAACAGCTCCGCTCTATGCGTTGAGTGCCATTAGTTACGAAATAGAATTAATGAGGTGAAGTCATGTCAACAGTTGCCTTTCATACTTTAGGGTGTAAAGTGAACCATTATGAAACAGAAGCAATTTGGCAATTATTTAAAGAAGCTGACTATGATCGTGTTGATTTTGAACAAAACGCAGATGTTTTTGTCATCAATACGTGTACAGTTACAAATACAGGGGACAAAAAAAGTCGCCAAGTGATCCGCAGAGCGATCAGACAAAATCCTGATGCAGTTGTTTGTGTAACAGGTTGTTATGCACAGACATCTTCTGCAGAAATTATGGAAATTCCAGGTGTCGATATCGTCGTTGGTACACAAGATCGTCATAAACTTTTAGGATATATTGACGAATATCAACAAGAAAGACAACCCATTAATGGTGTTAGCAATATCATGAAGAATCGTACATATGAAGAATTAGATGTACCTTACTTCACTGATAGAACACGTGCATCACTTAAAATTCAAGAAGGTTGTAATAACTTCTGTACATTCTGTATTATTCCATGGGCGCGTGGCTTGATGCGTTCTCGTGATCCACAAAAAGTAGTGGAGCAAGCAACACAACTTGTGCAATCTGGTTATAAAGAAATCGTATTAACGGGTATTCATACAGGCGGTTACGGTCAAGACTTAAAAGATTATAACTTAGCGCAACTTTTACGTGACTTAGAAACAGTGGATGGTTTAGAACGTATTCGTATTTCATCTATTGAAGCAAGTCAATTAACAGATGAAGTGATTGATGTTTTACAAAAATCGTCAAAAGTTGTTCGCCATTTACACATTCCACTACAATCCGGATCTGACAGTGTATTAAAACGTATGCGTCGTAAATATTCAATGGCACATTTTTCTGAACGTATTATGAAATTACACGAAGCGTTACCAGGCCTAGCTGTAACGAGTGATGTCATCGTTGGTTTCCCTGGTGAGACTGAAGAAGAATTCCAAGAAACATACGATTTTATTGTAAAACATAAATTCTCTGAGTTACACGTATTCCCATATTCACCAAGAATTGGTACACCTGCTGCACGTATGGATGACCAAATTGATGAAGAAGTAAAAAATGAACGAGTACACAAGTTAATTGAATTAAGTAATCAACTTGCGAAAACGTATGCGTCTCAATTTGAAAATGATGTGTTAGAAGTAATTCCTGAAGAAAAGAGTGCCAAAGATGGTGTGCTTGTTGGATATGCTGATAACTACATGAAAGTTGAATTTGAAGGTGATGCATCACTTATCGGCGAAATCTGTAAAGTTAAAATTGATCAAGTGGGCTATCCAATCAACTATGGTACATTCCTAAGAACGGTTGAACATGCAAATAATCAATCTGAATTTGAAATGCTAGCATAAAATTATAAAGTAATTATATAAAAAAATGGTTGTTATCCATAAAAATGTAAATTTGTTGATTGACCGTGAATAAGATTTATTTTATACTAATTTATACATGGTGAGTAACTATGTAAATATGAAAAAAGTTTTTTTGATATTTGGAGGGAGGGAAATACAGATGTCTAAAACAGTAGTCCGTAAAAACGAATCACTAGAAGATGCATTACGTCGTTTTAAGCGCTCAGTGTCAAAAAGCGGTACAATTCAAGAAGTTCGTAAACGCGAATTCTATGAAAAACCAAGCGTAAAACGTAAGAAAAAATCTGAAGCTGCTCGTAAGCGCAAATTCAGATAAATCATTAATGTGTTGAACTCCCTCAACATTCAAAATTAATGATATATAGAATCTCAACGATAGCATAATGCTACTAGTTGAGATTCTTTTTTTATCCAAATTTATAGAGTTAGAGGTATGACTATAAGTACTCAGAAAATTCATGTATACTTAATAAAAGAGAGTGAGGTGAATTAAGAACAAGATGGGTTTACATACGTGGATCGTCAGTGGGACGATTACATTTCAAGAAGGGATGCATCAATTTGGTGTATGGGTCACTTCACCAATGATATCTCTCATCTTAACCTGTCTCATCTTTCTTGGTTTTGTTTACCAACTGTATTCAAAGCGCATTAACTTTGCAGGTATCATATCTATTATTTCTTTCTTACTCTTATTACTAGGGTTTATTGTACTAGGAGATGTATCTGCAATTACGCTGTTGATGATTATAGTAGGAGTTATTCTTGTCATCATTGAACTTTTTGTGGTTGGTGCAGTACTAGGAATCATAGGCATGGGTCTGATCATCTTTAGTTTAATCACAATTGGTGACAACTTATCGATGATGCTCTTAAATGTATTCGTCGCATTAATTTTAAGTATTATTGAGTGGGTGATTTTAGTGAATATTTTCAAAAAAACAATTTCTTTATTTGAGAATGTCGTGTTAAAAGATTCTACAAATAAAGAATCTGGTTACACATCGCACAATGATCGCTCTCATTTAGTGGGAGAGGTTGCTACGACACTCACAGATTTGCGCCCGTCCGGTATCATTCTCTTAAACAATGAACGGATTGATGCGGTATCAGAAGGTCCTTTCATTTTAAAAGACTCACAAGTGGATATTGTTGAGGTTGAAGGGACTCGGGTCGTTGTAAGATTAACAAAATCATAAAAGGAGATGGCAAAATATGTTTTCAGCAGGATTTATTTCTTTAATTATTATCGCAGTGCTTGTCGTTGTTGCATTAATGATATTATTTTCATTCGTACCGATTGGACTGTGGATTTCTGCATTAGCTGCAGGCGTTAAAGTCAGCATCGCCACATTAGTGGGTATGCGTTTACGTCGAGTTTCACCTAGAAAGGTGATTGGTCCTTTAATTAAAGCACATAAGGCTGGTTTACAAATCACAACTAACCAATTAGAATCACATTACTTAGCAGGTGGTAACGTCGACCGAGTTGTAGATGCAAATATCGCAGCACAACGTGCCGACATCAATTTACCATTTGAACGTGGTGCAGCAATTGACTTAGCAGGTCGTGACGTATTAGAAGCGGTTCAAATGTCTGTTAATCCTAAAGTGATTGAAACACCATTTATCGCTGGTGTCGCAATGAACGGGATTGAAGTAAAAGCAAAAGCACGTATTACAGTGCGTGCGAATATTTCACGTTTAGTGGGTGGTGCTGGTGAAGATACAATCATCGCTCGTGTTGGTGAAGGTATTGTTTCTACAATTGGTTCAAGTGAACACCACACAGAAGTACTTGAAAACCCTGATAATATCTCTAAAACTGTTTTAAGCAAAGGTCTAGACTCAGGTACAGCTTTTGAAATTTTATCAATTGATATTGCCGATGTAGACATCAGTAAAAACATTGGTGCCGACTTACAAACCGAACAAGCCATTGCTGATAAAAACATTGCACAAGCGAAAGCTGAAGAGCGTCGTGCAATGGCCGTCGCTCAAGAACAAGAAATGAAAGCACGTGTTCAAGAAATGCATGCAAAAGTTGTGGAAGCAGAAGCTGAAGTACCACTTGCTATGGCAGAAGCATTACGTTCAGGTAATATTAGTGTGAAAGAGTATTATAATTTAAAAAATATTGAGGCAGATACTGGTATGAGAGAAGCAATCAACAAGCACTCTCAAGAACAAAACAATACACCATCTGATCAATAAATGAGGTGATCTTATGAGTATGGGTTTCATTATTTTCCTCATTACAATCGCTTTTTCATTATTTAGCGCACTTGGGGATAAGCAGCATGAAAAACGTCAACAGCAACAACCACCTCGTCCAAAGAAGCATGTAGAAACACCTGAAAAAGGATTTTTTGAAAAAGTACAAGAAACTTTATCAGAAATAGAAGAAGCTTTCTCGGAACAAGAACCAGATACTGAAAAGCCAGTTGAGTCACCACGTCAACAAAAGCCGATTGAAGAACCAAAACGTCCTGACGTTGTACAGACTGAACATACAGCAGAACCGACCGTGTCAAGTCGTCGAAAAGATGGAGAACAACAACGTCAACGATTAAATGATATGGTTGCTGAACGTATGAATCAGCTAGATAATGAGTTGCACCGTGAACGTCAAAAACAACTTGCTAGAGTTGAGCGTCGTGCAAGAATGATTATTGAAGATGAATACTTGTCTAATCGCACGAAGCAAATCAAGTTGAAGGCTTTGATGGATACAACAAATGTAAAGAATGCTTCAGATAGAAAAATGGCTTTTTCAGATAATGAAGTGATCAATGGGGTTATCTGGTCTGAGATTTTAAACAAACCGAAACAATTATAAAATCATTTGAGCTGTGAGACAAAATACGTCTTCACAGCTCGTTTTTTATGTCTGGATGTTCTTTCGCAATAAAGTATTTATATCAAAACGAAATAAGAAAATCATGCTATAATAAAGAGGAATATGAATAGGTTTATTTGTACCTAATCTCATTTTTTTGTTAGATTAAGGTCAACAATTATGTAAAGGAGCGACTGTATGCCTGAAATTATTCAGATAGATGACATCCATCAAGCACAAGCGTTACTAGGCAATAATGATGAACATTTAACGCTTATTGAAAATGCATTTGGTGTCATGATTCATGCACGTGGACAAGAGGTTGCAGTGAAAGGACAAAAGATACATGATGTCACAGCAGCTGAGTCTGTATTACGCAATTTATTAAAAGTCATTGAAAAAGGTGAATCTATCGCTGTAAAAGATGTTCAAGCAGCGATTAAAATGGCCAAAAATGGAACCATTGACCATTTGATCGACCTTTATGATGAAGCAATTACAAAAGATGCGTATGGCAAAACCATTCGA
This region of Staphylococcus sp. IVB6240 genomic DNA includes:
- the rpsU gene encoding 30S ribosomal protein S21, producing the protein MSKTVVRKNESLEDALRRFKRSVSKSGTIQEVRKREFYEKPSVKRKKKSEAARKRKFR
- a CDS encoding NfeD family protein, translated to MHQFGVWVTSPMISLILTCLIFLGFVYQLYSKRINFAGIISIISFLLLLLGFIVLGDVSAITLLMIIVGVILVIIELFVVGAVLGIIGMGLIIFSLITIGDNLSMMLLNVFVALILSIIEWVILVNIFKKTISLFENVVLKDSTNKESGYTSHNDRSHLVGEVATTLTDLRPSGIILLNNERIDAVSEGPFILKDSQVDIVEVEGTRVVVRLTKS
- a CDS encoding 16S rRNA (uracil(1498)-N(3))-methyltransferase, translated to MQRYFLNENAESHQRFFITDKDDIHHMSKVMRYTEGDHIIINFNNRQTFEVEIIQIDNKSIEIETIEQLEIETEMPVSITIASGLIKSDKYEWLIQKATEMGANDLIAVQMDRSVVKLNDQKASKKLDRWQKIIKEAAEQSYRQLIPNIKYYSNLKYVYDMISEYDYILMAYEEQAKKGESSQFKKMLTQLKPNDKVLLLFGPEGGFSEEEVALFESNAHIVGLGPRILRAETAPLYALSAISYEIELMR
- the mtaB gene encoding tRNA (N(6)-L-threonylcarbamoyladenosine(37)-C(2))-methylthiotransferase MtaB — protein: MSTVAFHTLGCKVNHYETEAIWQLFKEADYDRVDFEQNADVFVINTCTVTNTGDKKSRQVIRRAIRQNPDAVVCVTGCYAQTSSAEIMEIPGVDIVVGTQDRHKLLGYIDEYQQERQPINGVSNIMKNRTYEELDVPYFTDRTRASLKIQEGCNNFCTFCIIPWARGLMRSRDPQKVVEQATQLVQSGYKEIVLTGIHTGGYGQDLKDYNLAQLLRDLETVDGLERIRISSIEASQLTDEVIDVLQKSSKVVRHLHIPLQSGSDSVLKRMRRKYSMAHFSERIMKLHEALPGLAVTSDVIVGFPGETEEEFQETYDFIVKHKFSELHVFPYSPRIGTPAARMDDQIDEEVKNERVHKLIELSNQLAKTYASQFENDVLEVIPEEKSAKDGVLVGYADNYMKVEFEGDASLIGEICKVKIDQVGYPINYGTFLRTVEHANNQSEFEMLA
- the floA gene encoding flotillin-like protein FloA (flotillin-like protein involved in membrane lipid rafts); the encoded protein is MFSAGFISLIIIAVLVVVALMILFSFVPIGLWISALAAGVKVSIATLVGMRLRRVSPRKVIGPLIKAHKAGLQITTNQLESHYLAGGNVDRVVDANIAAQRADINLPFERGAAIDLAGRDVLEAVQMSVNPKVIETPFIAGVAMNGIEVKAKARITVRANISRLVGGAGEDTIIARVGEGIVSTIGSSEHHTEVLENPDNISKTVLSKGLDSGTAFEILSIDIADVDISKNIGADLQTEQAIADKNIAQAKAEERRAMAVAQEQEMKARVQEMHAKVVEAEAEVPLAMAEALRSGNISVKEYYNLKNIEADTGMREAINKHSQEQNNTPSDQ